A segment of the Pseudoalteromonas sp. DL-6 genome:
AGCAACTTGAACATTTGTCTGATAAGAGCGAGATGCAGAAATCATATTTGCCATCTCCTCAACAACATTCACGTTGGGTTTATAAATATAACCATTTTCATCCGCACTGGGATGGTTTGGGTTATATTCAATTTGTAGTGGTTTATCACTCTCAACCACTCCTAACACTTTCACTCCAACGGCAGAGCCCTGTGGGTTGCTTGCTGACGCTGACGCTTTTGTTAGCTCCGCAGCAAATACAGGTTGTCGCGCTCGGTACGTCTCATTTTGTGAAGAGCTAACTGTATTAGCATTAGAGATATTACTTGCGGTGGTATTTAATCGCACGTTTTGTGCACTCATACCAGAACCAGCAATATCAAACACATTATATAAACTCATAATTAGGCTCCTTGACTACCGAGGGCTTTTTTCAGGCCTTTAAATTTACCATTAAGAAACTGGACACTGGCCTGATACTCCATAGCATTCTGTGTATACAAGTTTCGTTCCACTTGTATATCAACAGAGTTGCCATCACCTGTATCTGTTTGATTTGGCGTACGAAATAATTCATTACCACCTACACTACGGGTACCACCGGCAATGTGTTTTTCATTGGTTCTTACCATGCTATTGCCGCTTAGTTGGTTAGACTTTGCCGTTTTTAATGCTGAGGCAAAGTCGATATCTTTTGCTTTATAGCCGGGCGTATCAGCATTTGCGATATTAGTAGCGAGCATTTCTGCTCTTTGCGAACGGATCAACATCGCATGCGGATGCACGCCTAATGCTTTATCAAAACTGATAGCCATAACTACCTCCAAAAAATTGACTTAGCATCAATAAAGCAATAAGTAAGCCAGCAATGAAAATAGTGATGATTAAAACAAAAAACGACGCAGTGAGCGTCGTTTAAAGGAGGGTAATATATTAAGAAGGTTATTTCTTTTGGTAAATAATACCGGGGTTACAGCGCACCATATCAAAGTCCGTACTTAAGCCAGACATAGACTCCGACGCACCTAAAAACAAATACCCTTTAGGGTTAAGTGCTTGAGAAAATTGTGCAATTATTTTAGCTTTTACTTCAGGTGAAAAATAAATTAAAACATTACGGCAAAATATAATATCGAATTTACCCATCAAGGCGTACGAATCGAGCAAATTTAAATGCCTAAAGCTCACTTGCTTTTTCAATGAATCAACCACTTGTGCCATACCATTGCCGCTGTCTTTAAAAAACTTTTTACGGCGTTCAGCAGATAGCCCGCGGGCCAATGCCAATGCATCATATTCAGCATGTTTACACATATCCAGCATGGTATTTGATATATCTGTACCAATTATTTGTGCACCCATTTTTAAAACACCAGGGCTGCTTGATTGAAACTCAGCCACCGACATAGCAATTGAATAGGGTTCTTGGCCTGAAGAGCTCGCAGCAGACCATATTTTTAATGGCCTATTTAACGTTTTAAACTCAGGAAATAATCTGGTTTTAAGTAACTCAAACGGATATTGATCTCTAAACCACAATGTTTCATTGGTTGTCATCGCATCAACAACGGCTGCGCGCAACTGGCGCTCATGCACACCTAGCGTTTTAGTTACCAGTTCAGATAATGAATCAACATTAAATCGCGTCATTAATGGCGCCAAACGGCTTTTAACCAAATACTGCTTATTTTCACCTAAAACAATACCGCACTGTTGTTCTAAAAATAAGCGAAATTGATCGTATTCTTTTTGCTGCAAATCTTTATTAGTCAAATCAATAACACCTGTGTTTATTAATCACAATGAACCCACTTATTAACGGCTGTAGCAAGCTCGTCTGGGTTAAATTTTGCAATAAAATCATCTGCTCCTACTTTTTCAATCATTGCTTGATTGAAAACACCGCTTAAAGATGTATGTAAAATAACATGAAGTGGTGCAAGTTTAGGATCGGCTTTAATCTCTGCAGTGAGTGTATAGCCATCCATTTCTGGCATTTCTACATCAGAAATTAATAACCCTACACGCTCTGTAATATCATTAACGCAATCAAGCTCTGCAATTTCTTTTAGTCTTCTTAGAGCTTCTTTACCATTTTTAGCAAGCTCAGTAGTAACACCTAAAGGCTCTAGCGCTCGTTTAACCTGATTTCGTGCAACAGCCGAATCATCGGCAATAAATACAATTCTTTCACCTAGGTCTTTTTGTATATTTCCTTGAGCAGCAACATCATCACTCACGGTAGTATTCACTGGGCAAATTTCGTTTAAGATTTTTTCTACGTCAAGTATTTCTACCAGTTCATTTTCAATTTCAGTGACGGCTGTTAAATAAGAATAGCGACCCGCACCTGATGGCGGTGGCATTATTTTTTCCCAGTTCATATTAACAATTCGCTCAACACCACCAACTAAAAAGCCCTGCACTGTGCGGTTATATTCTGCAATGATAATAAAGCCATCCTCTGTGCTTTTTATAGGTCGCCCGCCAACAGCCATAGATAAATCAATCACCGAAATAGTTTGGCCTCGAATATGCGCTACACCACGAATATAAGCGTTAGATTTTGGCATGCTCGTTAATGGAGGACATTGAAGAACTTCTCTCACCTTAAACACATTAATGCCGAAGCGCTGACGCCCGTTAAGCTTAAATAACAATAATTCCAAGCGGTTTTGCCCAACCAACTGAGTACGCTGGTTTACTGAGTCTAAAATACCGGCCATTTAAATCTCCTAAGAAAACAAATATAAGGAACGATAATTGCTTTCAATTAATAAAGCGTCATAACACAACGGGGGCGTCTAAATTCTGACGCAAAATATTTATACCCTGTTTGCAACCATAAGCATAGTCGAAACATTATGAGTTTGTTAAAAAAAACCAGAAGATACAGTGTTTTTTATTTTCTTGCTAGCCTCTGCTTCACTTTGCCACTAAAGGCTCAAGTATTTAGCAAAGAATCGCTTCAAGAAATGGCTGTATCTTATGTTGCTCAAAAAGCAGTAACTACAAATGATAACAAAATACAGTTTAGCGCATTACCGTTAGATAGCCGCATACCCGATCGCCAGTGTAACTCTGAGCCAGAGTTAGTAACGCCAAGCGAACCCCCTTTTAATCGTCAAGTCACCATTCAAATAAAATGTAACGATAGTGACAACTGGGCACAATACGTTCATGTCAGAATCACTGAATCAGCACCTGTTGTTGTTGCAACTACTAATTTAGCACGAGGTGAAGTAATTACTCCATCCCATTTAAGTATTGATATGCGTCCTGCGCACTTTATACGTGTTCAGTACCTTGATGATCCTGCGCTACTTATTGGTAGCCGCAGTAAACGTAATATTCGTGAAGGTATGCCTGTGCTGCTCAATCAAATTTGTATGGTTTGCAAAGGCGACTCTGTCAACATTTTTGCCAATATTAAAGGGTTAAGAGTAAAAACCACGGGTGTTGCATTAGAGGATGGAACCTTAGGTGAACAAGTACGAGTAGAAAACAAAAAAACAGGTAAAGTTTTAAATGCACGGGTAGATGGTGTAGAGTCTGTGCAGGTAAATATTTAATGTAATTTATGCTAAAGTATCTTTAGTAAATGCCGATATATAGGCATCAGTTGGGTAATAAATGGGTTTTTATCATGGTCGGTCAAGTAAACAAATCAAATCAACAGCCTGGTGTTTTAACAAACACTCAACAGCAAAAAGTTGATTTAAAAAGAGATAATGCAAATACGCAGGCTGCGCAAACGCCTTCGCCAAAAGCTGCAAGCGATTCGGTGAGCCTAACACCGCAAGCCAAGCAATTAAAATCTTTACAAGAAAAAGCAGAGCAGTCTTCTGGTTTTGACAGTAATAAAGTTGCTGAACTTAAAAAAGCCATTACCGAAGGCAAGTATCAAATAGATAGTGAGAAACTTGCCAAAAACTTAGCAGATTTCGAGTTTAATGTTTATGGCTGATCACAATAGTTTAATTACGATTAAACTAAACGAACAAATTAATTGTTTAACAACCTTGAGTGAGCTTCTTACTCAAGAGCTTAATGCTATTGCCTCACGTAGAGGCGAAGGTTTAAAAGAAATTGCCCAACAAAAAATGTCTTTTTTAACCAGTATAAGCACCCTAGATAAAGAACTAAGTAAACTGATTGCCAGTAATGATCAGCAAACAGATGAAAACGCTGACTTAATAAAGCTGACCAGAACTAAGCTTGAGCAATGTCAAAAACAAAATGAAGTTAACGCTCACGCAGCACATCAGGCACAGTTAAGTGTAAAACAGTTGAAAGGTATTTTAATTGGTGCGCCATCATCGATGACCTACGACCAAGCTGGCAGCGTTGTAAATACTGATAACAGTATTGTACGTAACCTAAAAGCCTAAAAGAATACCCATAAAAAAACGCCTAAACGATAATTCGTTTAGGCGTTTTTTTATGGGTATTAATTTGTCGCTTAGTAATAAGTCACTTTTTTCACTTCCCGTGGCTTTATCTCACCTATGTACAAGTCGTGCACGCGTTTCATATTAAGCTCAAGCTCGGTTATATACATATCATTAACGGCATATGTTTTTATAATTTGCGCACCTTTAATAATACCTTGTACTTTGCTTTGTAAATAATCATCTTGGGCAATAGAGCCTGCAACCGTTGTACCTGCGGTAATTTTTTGCCCGTATACTTGCTCTGTTAGTTCGCGATAAGCCTCGAGCTTTGAAGCCTTAATCGCCATAAGTTGTTTTTGAGTGTCATTACTTCCCGACTGCAAACTAATGGGCGCGTACCCTATTGCTTTTAATACAGGGTAATTATTTGGCTCAACATATTTATATTCAACGTGCTTATCAAATATATTGCTACAACCGCTTAACGTTAAGCAGCCTAATGTGATCATTAATGGCATTACTCGCATCATACAGGGCCTTTAAAAACTAATTAAACTCAGTTATGCACGTTTAATGCCAGTGATACCTATATTCTGTAACAACAAATAATAGTGGTACATTACTTGCTGAGACTCATTAACGCTAACGTTTAATTGGAGTAAGAGTATGAAGTCGTTTTTAAAAGCAGTATTAGCAGGATTAAGCACCACTGCGGTATTAACGTTTTCACCTTTTACCCACGCTCAGTGGTATGAGTCTACAGGCCATGCGGTTATTCAAAATAGCGACATTCCCGGTGCAAAGGCCGCTGCAATAAAAGATGCAATTACCCAAGCCCTTGTATTCTCTGGGGCACGGGTGAGCTCGGTGCAAACGCTTGTTGATGGTGTTTTAACCCAAGATCAGCTAAAAATAAGTAGCCAAGGCGAAATTCAAAAAATAGAGCTTGTCAGTGAAAACCGCAGCAGTGATGAGTTTGCAATTACCTTACGCTTAGATATCTTTGCGCAAACAGAGCAATGTCCACAAAGTAACTTTAATAAGTTTATAGCTGTCACGCAAAGCCAATTAACAAATCGTGAACAAGCGAGAATGGGTCAAATATTTGACATTAACAAAGCAGTCAGTAAAAACATTTATACCTCGTTGCAAAAAT
Coding sequences within it:
- a CDS encoding chemotaxis protein CheV, with protein sequence MAGILDSVNQRTQLVGQNRLELLLFKLNGRQRFGINVFKVREVLQCPPLTSMPKSNAYIRGVAHIRGQTISVIDLSMAVGGRPIKSTEDGFIIIAEYNRTVQGFLVGGVERIVNMNWEKIMPPPSGAGRYSYLTAVTEIENELVEILDVEKILNEICPVNTTVSDDVAAQGNIQKDLGERIVFIADDSAVARNQVKRALEPLGVTTELAKNGKEALRRLKEIAELDCVNDITERVGLLISDVEMPEMDGYTLTAEIKADPKLAPLHVILHTSLSGVFNQAMIEKVGADDFIAKFNPDELATAVNKWVHCD
- the flgM gene encoding flagellar biosynthesis anti-sigma factor FlgM, which encodes MVGQVNKSNQQPGVLTNTQQQKVDLKRDNANTQAAQTPSPKAASDSVSLTPQAKQLKSLQEKAEQSSGFDSNKVAELKKAITEGKYQIDSEKLAKNLADFEFNVYG
- the flgC gene encoding flagellar basal body rod protein FlgC, yielding MSLYNVFDIAGSGMSAQNVRLNTTASNISNANTVSSSQNETYRARQPVFAAELTKASASASNPQGSAVGVKVLGVVESDKPLQIEYNPNHPSADENGYIYKPNVNVVEEMANMISASRSYQTNVQVADAAKQMLSKTLLLGQR
- a CDS encoding LPP20 family lipoprotein, with the translated sequence MRVMPLMITLGCLTLSGCSNIFDKHVEYKYVEPNNYPVLKAIGYAPISLQSGSNDTQKQLMAIKASKLEAYRELTEQVYGQKITAGTTVAGSIAQDDYLQSKVQGIIKGAQIIKTYAVNDMYITELELNMKRVHDLYIGEIKPREVKKVTYY
- the flgB gene encoding flagellar basal body rod protein FlgB produces the protein MAISFDKALGVHPHAMLIRSQRAEMLATNIANADTPGYKAKDIDFASALKTAKSNQLSGNSMVRTNEKHIAGGTRSVGGNELFRTPNQTDTGDGNSVDIQVERNLYTQNAMEYQASVQFLNGKFKGLKKALGSQGA
- a CDS encoding protein-glutamate O-methyltransferase CheR is translated as MTNKDLQQKEYDQFRLFLEQQCGIVLGENKQYLVKSRLAPLMTRFNVDSLSELVTKTLGVHERQLRAAVVDAMTTNETLWFRDQYPFELLKTRLFPEFKTLNRPLKIWSAASSSGQEPYSIAMSVAEFQSSSPGVLKMGAQIIGTDISNTMLDMCKHAEYDALALARGLSAERRKKFFKDSGNGMAQVVDSLKKQVSFRHLNLLDSYALMGKFDIIFCRNVLIYFSPEVKAKIIAQFSQALNPKGYLFLGASESMSGLSTDFDMVRCNPGIIYQKK
- the flgN gene encoding flagellar export chaperone FlgN codes for the protein MADHNSLITIKLNEQINCLTTLSELLTQELNAIASRRGEGLKEIAQQKMSFLTSISTLDKELSKLIASNDQQTDENADLIKLTRTKLEQCQKQNEVNAHAAHQAQLSVKQLKGILIGAPSSMTYDQAGSVVNTDNSIVRNLKA
- the flgA gene encoding flagellar basal body P-ring formation chaperone FlgA, which produces MSLLKKTRRYSVFYFLASLCFTLPLKAQVFSKESLQEMAVSYVAQKAVTTNDNKIQFSALPLDSRIPDRQCNSEPELVTPSEPPFNRQVTIQIKCNDSDNWAQYVHVRITESAPVVVATTNLARGEVITPSHLSIDMRPAHFIRVQYLDDPALLIGSRSKRNIREGMPVLLNQICMVCKGDSVNIFANIKGLRVKTTGVALEDGTLGEQVRVENKKTGKVLNARVDGVESVQVNI